GACTGTTGCTCGCGTCGGAGATACACATCTGCCACGTTCTTGGCAGCGTTGTAGTCAGCGTGATTCTGATTCCCACACTTCTGGCACTCGAACGTATCGCGTGACGGGCGATTCTCGTCGTGGATGAACCCACACTCGGCGCACCGCTTGCTCGTGTTCTTTGGATTCGTCGTATCCACGAACAACCTTTCGGCTTCGGCCTTGTACTCGACGTACTCGCACAGTCGGTCGAACGCCCACTCCGAGTGCCACGCTGCTTCGGACAACCTCTGAACATGATGATCGTTTCCTCCCCATCCTACTGCGCTACTCACTCGCTCCGCTCGTTGCGTTGCTCCTTGAGGACGGGGACTCCACTGGATAAAGTTGAATCGGCTGGGGCCCCTCTCGTCCGTATGGATGACGAGGAGTCCGACCCCGTGGGCGGGCCACTGCCGGCAGCGGAGTCGTTCGACGACAGGGTGCTTGGGGTCAGCGAGTCGCTCATCCGATACGTCGAGGTCGTCGCAGCGCTGGTGCTGGTCCTGCTCTTTGCCATCGGCGTCTTCGACCTGACCCTCCAGATATTCCAAAGCGCGCTCCGCGGCGACATCACCGATCCGCTGGTCGTCGTCGGCTTCATCGACACGGCCCTGCTCCTCTTTATTATCGTCGAGGTGTACCAGACCGTCGTTGCGTACACGCAGGAAAGCGAGACGCGCCGCATCGTCCGTCTGGTGATCTACACGGGTGTCATCGCGATGGTCCGGAAGGCTATCATCTTCCGCACCGGTGAGTACAGCTCCGAACAGGCCGCGCTCACCGCCGCAGCGGCGTACACGCTCATCATTCTGGGGCTCGCCGCGCTGTTGCTCGTCGAGCGGCGGACCCGGGGGACGCTGCCTGAATCAGGGTGAGGCGGTCCCGAAAGAAGTTAAACACAGACGGCGTAGCGCCGGTAGATGCTGCTGGTGCTGTGTATCGACCTCGACGACGAC
The genomic region above belongs to Haloarcula hispanica ATCC 33960 and contains:
- a CDS encoding phosphate-starvation-inducible PsiE family protein: MDDEESDPVGGPLPAAESFDDRVLGVSESLIRYVEVVAALVLVLLFAIGVFDLTLQIFQSALRGDITDPLVVVGFIDTALLLFIIVEVYQTVVAYTQESETRRIVRLVIYTGVIAMVRKAIIFRTGEYSSEQAALTAAAAYTLIILGLAALLLVERRTRGTLPESG